TTCACCGGGAAGGAGGCCGACGTCGAGGTCGGATTGACGTACTTCGGGAAGCGGTACTTGTCGACCAACTTGAACCGGTGGACGTCAGCGGATCCGCTGGCGGTGCATGAATCCGCGCGGGCCGACCTAAATCTGTACGGCTACGCCCAAGGTCAGGCGTTGAAGGTGGTCGATCCCATAGGACTGGACGTTGTCTTTGCAGAGACTGTCACGGCCAAGGAGCGCAGCACGATTCTAGCTGACATGCAAAAGCTAACTCGCGACAAACTCGAGCTGCACAAACGGGACTCAGGTGCTTTCGAAGTGCGCATCGCCGCTAGAACAGCGAGAAAGGCTGTGGGTGACAAGCCGTCCGAGCATCGCAATGCCGGCACGACCGTGATTCGTGCGTTGGTAGACCGCACACACACGACTCGGCTTGACGTGTACGACCTGTCACAATCAAACAACACGGATCCTGAAGGGCCCGAAGACAGAGCCCGCACCAGAGACGCGCACATCAAGTTGAACTTCAAAGCCGCCGTGCCATTGTTTGAGCAGGATCCTGCTTTCCCAAATTCACGCGGGCGGGTAGCCGATGTGAAGGAGCATATTGGGGTAGCCCATGAGCTTGTCCACGCGTTCTACATAACTGGCAGTCCGCCGGCACAGGGTGACACAACGAGGAAGTTCATCGACGAGCACGGCCGGCTTGCTACCGAGACTATTTCCTTGGAGGAAGTCCGAGTAACAGGGTTGAAGGAAGGCTACGGCACAGATACGACTGGAATCTCCGAGAACGCGATTCGACGGGAGCAGCAAGTTCCACTTCGGGCCGCGTATGTGAATCCCGCGAACAGAGCTGCCGGCCAAGTGAAGTATGACGACGATGTGGACCAAAAGATTAACCAGAGCACTGAGAAGTAGGCTCGCCGCGTTGACTAGATTTGCGGCGGTGATTTCTTGTTGCGCTGGCGGTGCAGCGGGATGTTCAAAGGACATTCAGCTGCCAGAAGCTGATCAAGTAGTGGCCCAACGCGTGAAACCACGCGCTCTGTATTGCCGTACTTGGCTGCCGCTACAGGGCAACGTGTTGAAGGGTGTCAGGGGGACGGGGGCGCTGGCGAAGTGTGTCGCGGCGCTGAGACCATTCGTGAAATATCGATGTGCGGACCCCGCTGGTCTCTGCAGCGAAATCGAGATCACACCGAAATCGTCCGAAGTCGCTCGGATAGTGGATGGAAGCTTGGAGGTGCGGTGCGGGGATGTTTCGAACACAGTGATTCGGACGACGACAAGCGGGGACAAGGCTACGATCGTCTACACCGAGACCGCGGAGCTCGACGAGCAAGTTGAGGAGGACTTGGTAGACTGCAAAATCACGGTACCCAGCTTGCGACGGAGGCTCGAACTCAAGGCGCAGAGAAGGCAAGGACGCTGGGAGTAGCTCCCATTCGGCGCCATGAGTTCTGCGGTGGGGTGAAATGTTTGAATGAGATGCGGCACGTCTCCAAGCCGTCTCGAAAACACCGGTCGATTGACATCGTGCTTGTCGACTCGCGTCAAGGCGCAAACCGGCGAAAGGTGCCAGACTATGGTGCCCTGAAGATTCCCGGCACCTCCCCAGAGCGCGGGGCTCGTGCTGCGCTGGCTCGACCCTCTTTCATCGCCGGCTCGATTCCCGGCGCCTCCACTTTGCAAAGCCCCTCCGGGGCCGCCGCCAACGGCAGCTGCCGGGCTCTCGGAAACGAGGATACTCTTGACGAAGCGGTAGATGGACAACTTCGACAGCGCCTGTGGTCGCTCGTATTCCGACGGCGAATCGGACTGCACGCTTGCCTGCCTGGGCGCCCTTAACAACGGGACGCATGAGCGACTGGACGAGCCGAGCTGCGCGTTCGTGGGATCGAATCCTTGAGTGTGCGCCACTCGCCGGGTCTGTTGCTGCGGATCTGTCTGTCCATCGTTGCTCCCGCGGCCTGGGTACTGACGGACTTCGGTGGGCTGCTACGTGACAGCGAGTCCGGTCCGGGATTGCTCAGAAGCTTCGCCGCCCTCGCATCCGCCGGCACCTTGTTGGGAGTGGCTGGCAGTCTGGTCCTTCTCGTGTGGCGTTCCGTACCTTCGAAGGGCCGCACGTTGGCCGTCCACGCCAACGTGTTTGGCATGTTGTCCGCGCTCACGACGATCATCGTGACTTGGACTCTGTCTCAGGGCGTCTCACCAGCCCTCTGGGTGGACTGGACACTGCTAGCCGCAATCGCCGCTGCGTTTGGTGCCAATGCGACAGTCGCACAGCGCGAAAAGGCGACCCGCTGGCGCTTGCGGAGCCTGGCCGTCACCGCGAGCGCGTTCGGCGCTGCGTTTGCCATCGCCGTCAGCGTGTGGATGCGCAGCCCGGAGCGGGCACTCTTGAGCCGGCTTCCCGTCGATGAAACGCATCCAGGGATCCCGCTCGCTCAGGTGCTCGGAACCGAGTTCGACCGCGCTGCCATCTTCGGCCCGTATACGTCCGAGAAACAGATGGAAGGTAAGTGCTCTCCGGACCCCGTCGTGACAGGCGGGGTTGGTCGTGCTCGCGTCGTCCACGAAAGGACGGTGCCAGATGGCAGGAGATTCACGGGGTCTGAAGAAGGAGCTTTCGCGGCATGAACGCGGCCGCGGCAAGCGATATTCGCCGGAAATGAAGCAACAGGTGGTGGCCTGGGCGCAGCGGTGGCGAGCGCAGGGCGCGTCGTGGGCAGCAATTGCTGACGAGCTCGGGCTCGGGCTCGACACGGTCCGCCGCTGGTGCCTCGCAGCGGCGAAGAGCGCCAGTCCGTCCCGGGCGATGGTTCCGGTTCGCGTGGTGGCTGAGCCGGCTGCCGCGCAGCCGGCGACCTTGGTGTCACTGTCGGGCTGGCGTATCGACGGGCTGACCGTGGCGGAGGCCGCGGAGATGTTGCGGTCGCTCCGATGATCTTGGGCACGAGCCGAGCTGTGCGCGTGTTTGCGTACCCGGAGCCGGTGGATCTCCGCAAGGGGTACGACGGGCTGTACGGCCTCGTGAAGACCGGGCTCGGGCGCGACCCGCTGAGTGGTGACCTGTTCTTGTTCGCCAACAAGCGGCGACACGCTTGCAAGGTGCTCGTGTGGGACGGCACCGGGCTGTGCATCTTCCAGAAGCGACTGAGCGCGGTCGCTTCGCGAAGCTGTGGAGCGACGACGGGCGCACGGTGGAGCTCACGTCGACCGAGCTGGCGCTCTTCATCGAGGGCTGCGATCTCGTCGGTCGTCGCGTGCTGTCGCCCGGGATCGTGAAGCCGAAAGTTCTTGCGCTCGATCGCACGGCGTGATCTACCGTTGATGTGGACCTGCGGCGCGAGAGCGATGTCGAGCAACTGCGACGAATCGCGCTCGCGCAGCAAGTGCAAATCGAGCAACTTCTCCGCGTGCTCAACGCGAAGTGCAAGGAGCTCGAAACGCTCAAGGGCGACCCGAAAGAGCTGCAGCGAACACTCGAGCTACTCGAGACGCTGACGAAGAAAGCGCAGGAGGCTGCGCCTCCGCCCAACGCCCAGCCCGGTCGCGATCGCTCGAAGGACAAGCCACGCAGTAAGTTCGGGCCGAAACCGCAGCCCGCTCTGCCGTTCGAGCCGATGCTGTTCGAGCTCGACGACGCCGATCGCATGTGCCCGAGCTGCGGTGGCGAGCTGCGCGCGATGGCCGCTCAGTTCGAGGCGTCGGAGATGATCGACGTGATCGAGGTGAGCTACCGGCTCGTCCAGGTCCAGCAGCAGAAGTACGTGTGTCGATGCGGAAGCTGCGTCGAAACCGCGCCGGGACCGGAGCGCGCGACTCCGGGTAGTCGCTACTCGCTCGCATTCGCGATCAAGGTCGCGATCGACAAGTACCTCGACCACATCCCGTTGGCGCGGCAGTCGCGAATCCTACGTCGCCATGGTGTCGACGTGACGACGCAGACGCTGTGGGGCTTGCTCGAAGTGGTCGAGCGGCGGCTCCGGGCAGCGGACGGCGCGCTGTTCCAAGACGCGCTCTTGGAGCCCGTGATCGGACTCGACCAGACGAGCTGGAAGCGACTCGACGACAAGCACAAGAAGCCCTGGCAGATTTGGTGCCTGACGACACCCAAGGCCGTCGTGCACCGGATTCGAAAGGACAAAGGCAAGGAGACCTTCACCGAGCTCGTCGGTGCGTACCGCGGCGTGATCGTGTGCGACGCCGCACAGACACACGAAGCTGGCGCGAGAGAGAGCGAGCACATCCATCTCGCCGGATGCTGGGCGCACGCCTACCGAAAATTCGAGGAGGCGGCACCCGATCATCCCGAGGCGCAACTGGCGATGAAGTGGATCGGCCAGCTCTACGAGATCGACGAGCGCGCCGGCGATGACCTGGCAGCGAAAACCGAGCTGCGTCGCACGGAGTCTCGTGCGGTGCTCGACCAGCTAAAGACGTGGCTCTGGAGCCAGGCCCTGCTCAAGACCCTGAGCATCGGAAAGGCCGCCGCGTACGG
The genomic region above belongs to Polyangiaceae bacterium and contains:
- a CDS encoding RHS repeat-associated core domain-containing protein — encoded protein: FTGKEADVEVGLTYFGKRYLSTNLNRWTSADPLAVHESARADLNLYGYAQGQALKVVDPIGLDVVFAETVTAKERSTILADMQKLTRDKLELHKRDSGAFEVRIAARTARKAVGDKPSEHRNAGTTVIRALVDRTHTTRLDVYDLSQSNNTDPEGPEDRARTRDAHIKLNFKAAVPLFEQDPAFPNSRGRVADVKEHIGVAHELVHAFYITGSPPAQGDTTRKFIDEHGRLATETISLEEVRVTGLKEGYGTDTTGISENAIRREQQVPLRAAYVNPANRAAGQVKYDDDVDQKINQSTEK
- a CDS encoding IS66 family transposase, with protein sequence MLNAKCKELETLKGDPKELQRTLELLETLTKKAQEAAPPPNAQPGRDRSKDKPRSKFGPKPQPALPFEPMLFELDDADRMCPSCGGELRAMAAQFEASEMIDVIEVSYRLVQVQQQKYVCRCGSCVETAPGPERATPGSRYSLAFAIKVAIDKYLDHIPLARQSRILRRHGVDVTTQTLWGLLEVVERRLRAADGALFQDALLEPVIGLDQTSWKRLDDKHKKPWQIWCLTTPKAVVHRIRKDKGKETFTELVGAYRGVIVCDAAQTHEAGARESEHIHLAGCWAHAYRKFEEAAPDHPEAQLAMKWIGQLYEIDERAGDDLAAKTELRRTESRAVLDQLKTWLWSQALLKTLSIGKAAAYGIANWSA